A stretch of Peteryoungia algae DNA encodes these proteins:
- the thrS gene encoding threonine--tRNA ligase, with product MSASVSLTFPDGSIREYAAGTTGAQVAESISKSLAKKAVAIALDGTVRDLSDPVIEGKIEIVTRTDPRALELIRHDAAHVMAEAVQELWPGTQVTIGPVIENGFYYDFAKDEPFTPDDLPKIEKRMKEIIQRNKPFTKEVWSRDKAREVFASKGEKYKVELVDAIPEDQDLKIYYQGDWFDLCRGPHMASTGQIGMAFKLMKVAGAYWRGDSNNPMLTRIYGTAFADQEDLDRYLHILAEAEKRDHRKLGREMDLFHFQEEGPGVVFWHGKGWRMFQTLTSYMRRRLEGVYEEVNAPQVLDKSLWETSGHWGWYQENMFAVKSAHAFTHPDDQEADQKVFALKPMNCPGHVQIFKHGLKSYRELPVRLAEFGNVHRYEASGALHGLMRVRGFTQDDAHVFCTDEQMAAECLRINDLILSVYEDFGFGEIVVKLSTRPDKRVGTDDLWDRAESVMMDVLKQIEEQSGGRIKTGILPGEGAFYGPKFEYTLRDAIGREWQCGTTQVDFNLPERFGAFYIDDKSEKKQPVMIHRAICGSMERFLGILIENFAGHMPLWFAPLQVVVATITSDADDYGREVAEQLRDAGLLVETDFRNEKINYKVREHSVTKVPVIIVCGKREAEENTVNIRRLGSQEQVSMPLVEAVAVLAGEATPPDVKRKLAKRKV from the coding sequence ATGTCCGCTTCCGTATCTCTCACTTTCCCCGATGGCTCCATTCGCGAATACGCTGCCGGCACGACCGGTGCGCAGGTTGCCGAATCAATTTCCAAGTCGCTCGCCAAGAAGGCTGTCGCGATTGCGCTCGACGGCACCGTGCGCGACCTGTCTGACCCTGTCATCGAGGGCAAGATCGAGATCGTCACCCGCACCGATCCGCGCGCATTGGAGCTCATCCGTCATGATGCGGCGCATGTCATGGCCGAGGCCGTGCAGGAGCTCTGGCCCGGTACCCAGGTGACCATCGGTCCGGTGATCGAGAACGGTTTTTACTACGACTTCGCCAAGGACGAGCCCTTCACGCCCGACGATCTGCCGAAGATCGAAAAGCGGATGAAGGAGATCATCCAGCGCAACAAGCCCTTCACCAAGGAAGTCTGGTCGCGCGACAAGGCGAGGGAGGTTTTTGCCTCCAAGGGCGAAAAGTACAAGGTCGAGCTGGTCGACGCGATCCCGGAAGACCAGGACCTCAAGATCTACTATCAGGGCGATTGGTTCGACCTCTGCCGTGGGCCGCATATGGCGTCCACCGGGCAGATCGGCATGGCCTTCAAGCTGATGAAGGTCGCCGGTGCCTATTGGCGCGGTGACAGCAACAATCCGATGCTGACCCGCATCTACGGCACGGCTTTTGCGGACCAGGAAGACCTGGATCGTTACCTGCACATTCTGGCCGAAGCCGAAAAGCGCGACCACCGCAAGCTTGGTCGCGAGATGGATCTCTTCCATTTCCAGGAAGAAGGCCCCGGCGTCGTCTTCTGGCACGGCAAGGGCTGGCGCATGTTCCAGACGCTGACCTCCTACATGCGCCGTCGGCTCGAGGGCGTCTATGAGGAAGTCAACGCACCGCAGGTGCTCGACAAGTCGCTCTGGGAAACGTCCGGTCACTGGGGCTGGTATCAGGAGAACATGTTTGCCGTGAAATCGGCGCATGCCTTCACCCATCCCGACGACCAGGAAGCCGATCAGAAGGTCTTCGCGCTGAAGCCGATGAACTGCCCGGGTCACGTGCAGATCTTCAAGCATGGCCTGAAGTCCTATCGCGAGCTGCCCGTCCGTCTCGCCGAATTCGGCAATGTCCACCGCTACGAGGCGTCCGGTGCGCTGCACGGCCTGATGCGCGTGCGCGGCTTCACCCAGGACGATGCGCATGTCTTCTGCACGGATGAGCAGATGGCGGCCGAATGCTTGCGAATCAACGACCTGATCCTCTCGGTCTACGAGGACTTCGGCTTCGGCGAGATCGTCGTGAAGCTCTCGACCCGTCCGGATAAGCGAGTCGGCACCGACGACCTCTGGGATCGCGCCGAAAGCGTCATGATGGACGTGTTGAAGCAGATCGAGGAACAGTCCGGCGGCCGCATCAAGACCGGCATTCTGCCGGGCGAGGGTGCCTTCTACGGGCCGAAGTTCGAATACACTTTGCGCGACGCGATCGGCCGAGAATGGCAGTGCGGCACGACACAGGTGGACTTCAACCTGCCGGAACGCTTTGGTGCCTTCTACATCGACGACAAGTCGGAAAAGAAGCAGCCCGTCATGATTCACCGCGCCATTTGCGGCTCGATGGAGCGCTTCCTTGGCATCCTGATCGAGAACTTCGCCGGCCATATGCCGCTCTGGTTTGCACCGCTTCAGGTCGTGGTTGCAACGATCACCTCGGATGCCGACGACTATGGTCGGGAAGTCGCAGAGCAGCTCCGTGATGCGGGCCTGCTGGTCGAGACCGACTTCCGCAACGAGAAGATCAACTACAAGGTTCGCGAGCACTCCGTGACCAAGGTGCCGGTCATCATTGTCTGCGGCAAGCGCGAGGCGGAGGAAAACACCGTCAACATCCGTCGTCTCGGTTCCCAGGAGCAGGTCTCGATGCCGCTCGTCGAAGCCGTCGCGGTACTGGCTGGTGAAGCAACGCCGCCAGACGTCAAGCGCAAGCTGGCAAAGCGCAAGGTCTGA
- a CDS encoding lysophospholipid acyltransferase family protein, with protein sequence MKFKELSYANERDPKLKRWFIRSIEGLSGRDRFTRLYEIWRNDIVGKTDRVFGKMLDLIDVELKVTGSWPPENIPHGPIVIVANHPFGIGDGIAVLALAEQLGRPFRVLINNELLKVPEMAPYSLPVSFEETKEALALNMQTRHEALRLLKEGVTVVIFPAGGVATAKKGFGRAEDLPWKMFPAKLIQAANANVVPVYFEGQNGRLFHLASRVSLTLRVSLLIREFRRLSGSTIQARVGEMIPWEELSSHANRKDLLARLFGAVFDMAPAERRIFRRAA encoded by the coding sequence GTGAAGTTCAAAGAACTGTCCTATGCCAATGAGCGCGACCCCAAGCTCAAGCGCTGGTTCATCCGGTCGATCGAAGGCCTCTCCGGCCGTGACCGATTTACTCGGCTTTATGAGATCTGGCGGAACGACATTGTCGGCAAGACAGACCGCGTCTTCGGCAAGATGCTGGATCTGATCGATGTTGAATTGAAGGTGACGGGCAGCTGGCCACCCGAGAACATTCCCCACGGGCCGATCGTGATCGTTGCCAATCACCCCTTTGGCATCGGCGACGGCATCGCGGTTCTCGCACTCGCCGAGCAGCTCGGACGACCCTTCCGGGTGCTGATCAACAATGAACTCCTGAAAGTGCCGGAAATGGCGCCTTATTCGCTTCCGGTGTCCTTCGAGGAGACCAAGGAAGCGCTTGCGCTCAACATGCAGACCCGCCATGAGGCACTTCGCCTTCTGAAGGAAGGTGTGACCGTGGTCATATTCCCCGCCGGGGGCGTGGCCACCGCGAAGAAGGGGTTCGGTCGCGCCGAGGACCTGCCCTGGAAGATGTTTCCGGCCAAGCTCATCCAGGCCGCCAATGCCAATGTCGTGCCTGTCTATTTCGAGGGCCAGAATGGTCGCCTCTTCCATCTCGCCAGCAGAGTCTCGCTGACGCTGCGCGTCTCGCTGCTGATCCGAGAATTCCGGCGCCTGTCCGGCTCGACGATCCAGGCGCGTGTTGGTGAAATGATTCCCTGGGAAGAGCTGAGCAGCCATGCCAACCGGAAAGACTTGCTTGCGCGGCTCTTCGGTGCGGTCTTCGACATGGCCCCTGCAGAGCGCCGGATCTTCCGCCGCGCAGCGTAA
- a CDS encoding nitroreductase family protein, whose translation MKKDFKLLDYLAVRRSVPAFQMCEPGPDKAEIESILSLAVRVPDHGKLAPWRFVVYRGEERARISEELLKLALEKNPQLSEEMIQVERTRFTRAPVVIGVVSTAAPHAKIPEWEQVMSAGAVCLNLLMAANAHGYVSNWLSEWFAFDERAHPLLGVQHGEKVAGFIHIGSTEFPIVERPRPALADVVSWRGGED comes from the coding sequence ATGAAAAAAGACTTCAAGCTGCTCGATTATCTCGCAGTCCGCCGTTCCGTGCCCGCTTTTCAGATGTGCGAGCCGGGTCCGGACAAGGCAGAAATCGAGTCGATCCTGTCGCTGGCGGTTCGTGTTCCCGATCACGGAAAACTCGCTCCCTGGCGTTTTGTCGTTTACCGCGGCGAGGAACGCGCACGCATCAGCGAGGAGCTGCTGAAACTGGCATTGGAGAAGAATCCGCAGCTTTCCGAGGAGATGATCCAGGTCGAGCGCACGCGATTTACCCGTGCGCCGGTTGTCATTGGTGTTGTCTCAACCGCCGCCCCGCATGCGAAGATCCCCGAATGGGAGCAGGTTATGTCTGCCGGGGCCGTGTGCCTCAATCTTCTGATGGCCGCCAATGCCCATGGCTATGTCTCGAACTGGCTGAGCGAGTGGTTTGCCTTCGATGAACGCGCCCATCCGCTGCTGGGCGTGCAGCATGGCGAGAAGGTCGCTGGTTTCATTCATATAGGCTCGACCGAATTCCCGATCGTCGAGCGACCGCGTCCAGCGCTTGCGGATGTCGTGTCATGGCGGGGTGGTGAGGATTGA